A section of the Telopea speciosissima isolate NSW1024214 ecotype Mountain lineage chromosome 3, Tspe_v1, whole genome shotgun sequence genome encodes:
- the LOC122655523 gene encoding uncharacterized protein LOC122655523, whose product MTDFQPRQQKQESNDARAEFHLGLEELMRGRLDDCMSLASCSSTRDQEDDGEEGDQLVRRRRRSDLEGDDLAESSAARRRHSRILSRWAARQAQEMITTIERRNRESELMALAGLHTVSTLDASFLRESHSPTSRRQGVVERPRTQASSLLQMWRELEDEHMLHRARESVRERLSQQRSIDSNTNLSGTIMSESRESEPRGSSEDASESENEYGAWTQGQMESQNEHEDHNNSSREQSPDLGEIERERVRQIARGWMDSGVSDHASSVSRRNNSPRAEWLGETERERVRLVREWVQLTSQQRGGRGGRREEQAMGLGAQNDQVRDGLGVDHDEGQPEHIRRDMLRFRGRQALIDLLMRVERERQRELQGLLEHRAVSDFAHRNRIQSLLRGRFLRNERPIEDERPPSMAARELGQLRQRHTVSGLRDGFRSRLENIVRGQVTSHSDTLSNNSTNPPRNEQTQSRTSHEVANENHEQSQPRSQEGDIRHLPEQTGGLQNDAALEGTNWREPNSQGDWLEQVTENERRGLLQSAEGELNQWQDVNGDEMDGNWHENTARDWTQETSVNEGGEDSHLTETNGEWHEDGSQEAVQSWAEGPSDPPRTRRAIPVRRINRFHPPDDDNVYSMELRELLSRRSVSNLLRSGFRESLDQLIQSYVERQGRAPIDWDLHRTLPTPNSPEQDQEQQRDQNEGQADIVGRPPLAMPSPPVPPPQPLWQQDIHHANWPRHSVHRSEIEWDTINDLRADMARLQQGMSHMQRMLEACMDMQLELQRSVRQEVAAALNRSAGEEVGVESSDGSKWGHVRKGTCCVCCDNHIDSLLYRCGHMCTCSKCANELVRGGGKCPLCRAPIVEVIRAYSLL is encoded by the exons ATGACTGATTTCCAACCACGGCAACAGAAGCAGGAAAGTAATGATGCCCGTGCTGAGTTCCATCTGGGATTGGAGGAGTTGATGCGGGGTCGTTTGGATGATTGTATGTCCTTGGCTTCCTGTAGCTCTACTCGCGATCAGGAAGATGATGGCGAAGAGGGCGATCAGCTAGTGCGACGGAGGAGACGTTCCGATCTCGAAGGGGATGACCTGGCTGAGTCTTCTGCTGCTCGAAGGCGACATTCTCGGATTTTGAGTAGGTGGGCTGCGCGGCAGGCCCAGGAGATGATTACCACAATTGAGAGGAGAAATCGTGAATCCGAACTCATGGCTCTTGCGGGTTTGCATACTGTCTCTACGCTTGATGCTTCGTTCCTGAGAGAGTCACACTCTCCGACTTCCAGAAGACAGGGGGTTGTTGAGAGGCCAAGAACCCAGGCATCCTCTCTCCTGCAaatgtggcgggagctggaagATGAGCATATGCTCCATCGTGCCCGAGAAAGTGTGAGGGAAAGGTTGAGTCAACAGAGGAGCATTGACTCTAATACCAACCTCTCTGGCACTATCATGTCTGAAAGCCGAGAGAGTGAGCCCCGAGGTAGTTCAGAGGATGCTAGTGAGAGCGAGAATGAGTATGGAGCATGGACCCAAGGGCAAATGGAGTCACAGAATGAACATGAGGACCACAACAATTCTAGCCGTGAGCAGTCTCCTGATTTGGgagaaattgaaagggaaagggtGAGACAAATTGCTCGGGGATGGATGGATAGTGGGGTTAGTGACCATGCATCTAGTGTTTCCCGGAGGAATAACAGCCCAAGGGCAGAATGGCTTGGTGAAACCGAACGTGAAAGGGTTAGGCTTGTCCGGGAGTGGGTCCAATTGACAAGTCAGCAGAGAGGTGGCCGGGGTGGCAGAAGGGAAGAACAAGCTATGGGACTGGGTGCTCAGAATGACCAGGTTCGTGATGGATTGGGGGTTGACCATGATGAAGGCCAACCTGAGCATATCCGACGGGATATGCTGAGATTTCGTGGAAGACAGGCTCTCATCGATTTGCTCATGAGGGTTGAGAGGGAGAGGCAAAGGGAACTGCAGGGGTTGTTAGAGCATCGGGCTGTTTCAGACTTTGCTCACCGCAACCGAATTCAG TCACTACTGAGGGGTAGATTCTTACGAAATGAAAGACCTATTGAGGATGAGAGGCCACCTTCAATGGCGGCTAGGGAATTAGGTCAGTTAAGGCAGCGCCACACTGTATCCGGTTTAAG GGATGGATTTCGCTCCAGGTTAGAAAATATTGTTCGTGGTCAAGTAACCAGTCATTCTGATACACTATCTAACAACAGTACCAACCCTCCTAGAAATGAACAAACTCAGTCAAGGACTTCACATGAGGTGGCAAATGAAAACCATGAGCAATCTCAACCGAGGAGTCAGGAAGGTGACATTCGCCATTTGCCAGAGCAAACAGGAGGCTTACAGAATGATGCAGCTCTTGAAGGTACAAATTGGCGGGAGCCAAATAGTCAAGGGGATTGGCTGGAACAAGTTACAGAAAATGAGAGAAGAGGCTTGCTACAGTCTGCTGAAGGTGAGCTTAATCAGTGGCAGGATGTTAATGGAGATGAAATGGATGGAAACTGGCATGAGAATACTGCTAGGGACTGGACCCAGGAAACTTCAGTGAATGAAGGTGGAGAAGATAGCCATCTAACAGAAACTAATGGGGAATGGCATGAGGATGGCTCTCAGGAGGCTGTGCAAAGTTGGGCAGAGGGGCCTTCTGATCCTCCAAGAACTCGGCGAGCTATTCCTGTTAGACGGATCAATAGATTCCATCCACCTGATGATGACAATGTGTACAGCATGGAACTGAGAGAACTCCTAAGCAG GAGAAGTGTATCCAATCTTCTTCGAAGTGGGTTCCGTGAGAGCCTGGACCAGTTGATACAGTCTTACGTAGAAAGACAAGGTCGTGCTCCCATTGACTGGGATCTGCATCGAACCTTGCCCACTCCTAACTCACCAGAACAAGATCAGGAGCAGCAGAGAGATCAGAATGAGGGTCAGGCAGATATTGTTGGTAGACCTCCACTTGCGATGCCTTCTCCACCAGTTCCCCCACCACAGCCACTTTGGCAGCAGGATATTCATCATGCAAACTGGCCTCGCCACAGCGTGCATCGTTCAGAAATT GAGTGGGATACTATTAATGATTTGAGAGCTGACATGGCTAGGCTTCAGCAAGGGATGAGCCACATGCAGAGGATGTTGGAAGCCTGCATGGATATGCAATTGGAGTTGCAGCGCTCAGTTAGACAGGAGGTTGCTGCTGCTTTGAATCGGTCTGCTGGTGAAG AGGTGGGTGTTGAATCATCAGACGGATCAAAATGGGGTCATGTGAGGAAGGGTACTTGTTGTGTTTGTTGTGATAATCATATTGATTCTCTATTGTACAG ATGTGGTCATATGTGTACTTGTTCAAAATGTGCAAATGAGTTGGTTCGAGGTGGAGGGAAGTGTCCATTGTGCCGGGCGCCGATTGTTGAGGTGATTCGAGCTTACTCCTTActgtaa